The genome window TGGCACCATTGTCATCAGGACTGAGAAAGCGAGcgcttaaagaaacagttcacacaaaaataaaaatgatatttattatataataaaatatattatatatattataaatgataaaatatatatttatacattttgttccagacctgtattcttctgtggagtacaaaatgcaatttaaaggggtagttcagccaaaaatgaaaattttgtcatcatttcttcaccctcttgtcatttcaaacctgtatgactttctttcttcaacacaaaagaagatatttcgaagaatattggtaactgaacatctgcggtacccatttactattgtatggacacaaagccgATGCAAGTCGTTGTTCGGTTACGAATATATTTTTTGGTGTTCTGCAAAAAAActcacaggtttgaaatgacaagagggtgagtaaatgatgacagaattttcatttttgggtgaactatacgtTTAAACTCCTGTCCAAAGTCCTTTAGACCTTTTTATAATATTCCTAATGGTGTTGAAGTTTGATGGCAACTTGTTGGTCATTATTAATAAGAGTGGCCAggattttctttttgtgttctacaaaagAAGTCATAAGGGTTTAGACTGACATGAaggtaaagaaataaaaagacataTTTGGATGACTTATTCCTTAAAATCTCATCTAGGCTGTGCTTAACATATAGTCCAAGAGAAACTGTGATAGAAATGAGCACACAATCATGACAttagtctttttatttttaaaactaatgaGAAAGATTCAGAAACCTTCTCACCTGTGTTGTTCGGCAGTTTCATTATCAGGCAGCTCCATACCGCATACCTCGCATCGTTCTTTCTGGGTATGGACCTCGTGCTTCACGTTCGCTGTAAAATCCCCGAGCTTGCTCAAGAACTCTCTCTGAATCAAACTCTGATGGAAGAGCCCCCCATAGGCACTGAAATCCATCGACATGGCCAGAGTGGACGGCACATGTAATGACGATGCCATGGATACGGGCAAGGGCAGCATAACATCGCTTTTATGGTTGGACGGCATAGAGCACAGAGATGCGAAATGTCTGTCGGCCAGGCTAGCCACGTTCACCAGGCCTGCTTGCCCGCTGTCTACTTGGGAATCTGCGGAACCGTCTGCGGAGTGGAGTTCACGGGCGCTGGTGATGACACTGCCTCTAGTAGGGGTTCCAGGAGTCCCCCGGTGCTGCCGAGAGTCACCGCCGCCTTCCCCGTTCCTAGTAAAGCCTCCATCATGTTGGAACTCCTCATCCACCTGCATCATCTCGGTTTTAATCTTATCTAGTAATGGAGATCCGTTACCTTGTGAAAAGCTCTGGGGTGCGTTGGCCTGAACAAGCATGGACTGGCCCATGCTCATCAGGCCCTCCACAGCGGCCTTAGTCGGGCTGACGGCCGGTAGACCCATTTGGGCTGATTCTGAAGATCTTTTGTCGACCATGCTGACCAAAGCCAGGCGGCTGGCAGCGCCATAGCCACCGTCCTGTACGGAATGCTTTTTGGAGATAAACGTGCTCTTGAGATACTTGATCCTGCGGTCATCAACATCATCACCGCCGTTCTCATTCATATTCACATCTGTGTCGTTCTCTTCAGACATCTGGATAGTTTCCAAGATCTTCAGACATTGCTCCTCTAAGTACTCTATCTCTAGAATCTCTGCCGCATAGAGAAGGTCATCTAAGTCCTCCAGCTTGGCTTGGAGCGTGGCGGTATAAGCGTACTCCAGAATCTGCTGGAAGGTCTTTGGTGAGAGGAAGTCCAGAGTGTAATGTTGGCTGTTGCGGTGGAACAGGATCTCAAACATCTTACTTGCACATGCAAGCACGGTTCTGTGGGCGCGGAACTCCTGGCTGTCGACCATGATAACCACATCACACAACGTCCCCGAGAGCCTCATCTGGTTGGCCTTCTGCAGGAGCGAGGTGGGGTGGACGGGGTTTTGGAGGTGAATCATACCCATTTTAGCTAAATCCATCACAGTAACATTTATTGTACCATCTCACAGGTTTGCTTTTTCCTCTTGCTCCTTGAGTGTTCCTGCAAACGTCATTCAgcaatttaaaaacacacaacgtCACCTGTTGCAATGCACAAATCAGTTCATTCATCTCGGTTGCACAGTTCATGTTAATCATCAATCAAACAGGTTGACTCAATGTTTTGAAAAAAGGCAAAGGGGCGTTGTTGTTGTCGAACCTTCATACAGAGGCAGTAGCCAATCACGGCAACAGGTACATAATGTTATGCAATGGCAGTGATAGTAATGGAAAGCTGCCAGGTGAAACTGAACTAACAGCATTCAAGACGCTTGACAAGAACTTACGTTTCTCATTCTGTTCTTCAGGGAAAAGGctactttgttttaaatgtaccttTATTTCTAGTAACAATGAGTCCTCGGAACAAACATTTCAATGAGCGCATCTCTCTTCTACGTGTCAGTACAAGCACAGCTGAAACCTGAGATAACTGCacaacacaatttaaaaaaagactttTAAATATTACTTGAATGTAGTTATTTAATATAACCTCGATAAAAtgtgtaaagtaaatatgttgtgtatcgatttttttactgtagtagCCTACTGAATACCGCTTCAAGATTTATCTGCGCGTGCAATCGTGCAGTCGATATTGTGTGTGCATCTGATATAGTTTTAACATaactaaaacatttaacatcAGCGATGTAAAGAAACAACACATTGCCCTTCACGACTCCTGGAAAGGTTGCCCTCTTGCTTAAAACCTTTCAGTCTTCAtatcaaataaatacatctttAAAATGCGCCGACACGGAgttacattttataacagccactgatatacacaactatatatAAGGCATGCTGACTAAAACAGAAAAAGCAAAAGATCCGAAATAACCCGTTCATTTGATCCGCGCAACAGTCTGTATCAACAAGCTGTTCGTAATGCGCAAGCAAGCGCGATCCCACCTGATTGACAAGTTGCTTTAAGCAACATTCACATCAGTTTGCTCTCTAAATGTTATCATTTTAATAACACCTTAAACTCTACGTGTCGTGAAAGCACAAGCATGCCAGAAGACGCAGCCTAAACATTACGCGCGTGATGGATCTAAAGACAACCTACAAGTTAAGCAtccttcacccaaaatgaactAAATTTTGCACCACTGTAAACAAACGAATAAGCATGTGCGCAGTCGAATTCAACAGCTGGATAAGCGATTAAGGTTTCCCCGGGGAAGTTATTTTGACTTACCTGGAATTGGCGCGTAAATTGAACACTTGTTATTACGGCATCAACACACTAATGTTCACAGAAGCCGCTTCACGCGCACTAGAGTCGCCGTTCGGattccgatcaacatcatcgtCGTGACGTCAATGTTTTCTCTGATGCGCGCCGAGACGCCGGGAAACGGAGACGCGCAGGAATCCTGTGATTATCAGTCAGGGTTACAGCGTTACTGAACCGGTGAAGGAAACGGACGTTGAATGCTTACTGTTCCTCAAATTACGGCAAACTCCAAATATTCATTTACACAT of Triplophysa rosa linkage group LG14, Trosa_1v2, whole genome shotgun sequence contains these proteins:
- the zbtb16b gene encoding zinc finger and BTB domain-containing protein 16-A, whose translation is MDLAKMGMIHLQNPVHPTSLLQKANQMRLSGTLCDVVIMVDSQEFRAHRTVLACASKMFEILFHRNSQHYTLDFLSPKTFQQILEYAYTATLQAKLEDLDDLLYAAEILEIEYLEEQCLKILETIQMSEENDTDVNMNENGGDDVDDRRIKYLKSTFISKKHSVQDGGYGAASRLALVSMVDKRSSESAQMGLPAVSPTKAAVEGLMSMGQSMLVQANAPQSFSQGNGSPLLDKIKTEMMQVDEEFQHDGGFTRNGEGGGDSRQHRGTPGTPTRGSVITSARELHSADGSADSQVDSGQAGLVNVASLADRHFASLCSMPSNHKSDVMLPLPVSMASSLHVPSTLAMSMDFSAYGGLFHQSLIQREFLSKLGDFTANVKHEVHTQKERCEVCGMELPDNETAEQHRKLHGGIKTFGCEICGKQFLDSLRLRMHMLSHSAGPKALVCDQCGAQFTTKDALEAHRQTHTGSDMAVFCLLCGKRFQTQKALQQHMEIHAGMRSYICSECDRTFPSHTALKRHLRSHTGDHPFECEFCGCCFRDDSTLKGHKRIHTGEKPYECNGCGKRFSLKHQLETHYRVHTGEKPFECKLCHQRSRDYSAMIKHLRTHNGASPYQCTICQEYCPSLSSMQKHIKGHKPEDVPPDWRIEKTYLYLCYV